In Psychrobacter sp. JCM 18902, a single window of DNA contains:
- the rplT gene encoding 50S ribosomal protein L20 produces MARVKRGVQANRRHKKILKRAKGYYGARSRVYRVAVQAVTKAGQYAYRDRRNKKRTFRRLWIARINAGARLNGLSYSRFINGMKLANITVDRRVLADIAMHDAATFTALVEKAKAALA; encoded by the coding sequence ATGGCCCGTGTAAAACGTGGTGTACAGGCGAATCGTCGTCACAAAAAAATCCTAAAACGCGCAAAAGGCTACTACGGTGCCCGTTCACGTGTTTACCGCGTAGCGGTACAAGCAGTGACCAAAGCTGGTCAATATGCTTATCGTGACCGTCGCAACAAAAAACGTACCTTCCGTCGTCTTTGGATTGCACGTATCAATGCTGGTGCACGCTTAAACGGCTTAAGCTACAGCCGCTTTATCAATGGCATGAAATTGGCTAACATCACTGTCGATCGTCGCGTACTTGCTGACATCGCTATGCATGATGCAGCGACTTTCACAGCGTTGGTTGAAAAAGCAAAAGCGGCATTAGCATAA
- the rpmI gene encoding 50S ribosomal protein L35: MKVKMKTRSGAAKRFKKTANGFKRKQANKSHILTKKSAKRIRQLRGLKMVDKSDEAAVRRMCPYI, translated from the coding sequence ATGAAAGTTAAGATGAAAACCAGAAGCGGTGCAGCTAAACGCTTCAAAAAAACAGCGAACGGCTTCAAGCGTAAGCAAGCAAACAAAAGCCATATCTTGACCAAGAAATCAGCTAAGCGTATTCGCCAGTTGCGCGGTCTAAAGATGGTGGACAAGTCTGACGAAGCAGCAGTTCGTCGCATGTGCCCATACATCTAG
- a CDS encoding acyl-CoA thioesterase, with protein MSKQELDFDNDIFVFETVMRVRHIELDMAQYLTLESLTALLCEARQRFFYSKGIKEIDADYHGLIIDELQLSIVSRIRAREELLFEVGVEPLYDNGGTIVIKITRMHTGETVAKARQHFVNYDFRLNKSIALDKIMKEALYPHLYRI; from the coding sequence GTGTCAAAACAAGAATTAGACTTTGATAACGACATATTTGTCTTTGAAACAGTGATGCGTGTGCGTCATATTGAGCTTGATATGGCTCAGTACCTGACGCTCGAATCATTGACGGCATTGCTATGTGAGGCGCGGCAAAGATTTTTTTACTCTAAAGGTATTAAAGAGATCGATGCAGATTATCACGGTTTAATTATCGATGAGTTACAGCTGAGTATTGTCAGTCGCATACGGGCGCGTGAAGAGCTATTATTTGAAGTAGGCGTTGAGCCGTTATACGATAATGGTGGCACTATAGTGATAAAAATTACCCGTATGCATACTGGAGAAACAGTAGCCAAGGCGCGGCAGCATTTTGTCAACTATGACTTTCGCCTCAATAAATCGATTGCGCTTGATAAAATTATGAAAGAAGCACTGTACCCACATCTCTACAGGATTTGA
- the hisIE gene encoding bifunctional phosphoribosyl-AMP cyclohydrolase/phosphoribosyl-ATP diphosphatase HisIE: MTLPAWLAAIKFNDDGLIPAIAQDHKSGRILMMAWMNAEALQLTAQTQTAVYFSRSRAKLWHKGESSGHTQTVHDIRLDCDADVIVLSVTQAGGIACHTGRESCFYQRLDLSGQTPEWQTVDKVLKDPADIYHSSDTAKAIPKSNETQAHDVIPSDAKHSHHDNNITNRSILQQLDGVLAERKQADADSSYVASLYAKGLNKILEKVGEESTESIIAAKDFAHCDENSNKAQYDDARHELIYEVADVWFHTLVGLAWFDIESDAVLNELGRRFGLSGIDEKAAR, from the coding sequence ATGACTTTACCTGCTTGGCTGGCTGCCATAAAATTTAATGATGATGGTTTGATTCCTGCAATTGCTCAAGATCATAAGTCTGGGCGTATTTTGATGATGGCTTGGATGAATGCCGAAGCACTACAGTTAACCGCGCAAACGCAGACAGCGGTTTATTTTTCGCGCTCACGTGCCAAATTGTGGCATAAGGGCGAGTCATCGGGTCATACTCAGACCGTACATGATATTCGCTTGGACTGTGATGCAGACGTGATTGTACTTAGTGTCACTCAGGCTGGCGGTATCGCTTGCCATACTGGTCGCGAGTCTTGCTTCTATCAGCGTTTAGATTTGTCGGGCCAAACGCCTGAATGGCAAACCGTCGATAAGGTATTAAAAGACCCTGCTGATATTTATCATTCAAGCGATACAGCAAAAGCTATTCCTAAAAGTAACGAGACGCAGGCTCACGATGTAATCCCTTCAGATGCCAAGCACAGTCACCATGACAACAACATTACCAATCGCTCTATTTTGCAGCAGCTTGACGGTGTATTGGCAGAGCGTAAACAAGCGGATGCTGATAGCTCGTACGTGGCAAGCTTATACGCAAAGGGTTTAAATAAAATCCTAGAGAAAGTTGGCGAAGAAAGTACTGAAAGTATCATTGCCGCTAAAGATTTTGCCCATTGCGACGAAAATAGCAATAAAGCGCAATATGATGACGCTCGTCACGAGCTCATCTATGAGGTGGCCGATGTCTGGTTTCATACATTAGTAGGACTGGCGTGGTTCGATATTGAGTCGGATGCGGTATTAAACGAGCTAGGTCGACGTTTTGGTCTATCAGGTATCGATGAAAAGGCGGCGCGATAG
- the tatA gene encoding Sec-independent protein translocase subunit TatA, whose amino-acid sequence MGSFSITHWLILLVVVVVVFGTSKLRNAGKDLGGAVKGFKEAVKDENTEHAKKHVVLDHDGNAHTEERPTTTKVDDTHNV is encoded by the coding sequence ATGGGTAGTTTTTCTATTACGCATTGGCTGATTTTATTGGTGGTAGTGGTGGTCGTATTTGGCACCTCAAAGCTTAGAAATGCTGGCAAAGATTTGGGCGGCGCAGTCAAAGGCTTCAAAGAAGCGGTCAAAGATGAAAATACTGAGCATGCTAAAAAGCATGTGGTGCTCGATCATGATGGCAATGCACACACTGAAGAGCGCCCAACAACCACCAAGGTTGATGACACGCATAATGTATAG
- the tatB gene encoding Sec-independent protein translocase protein TatB has translation MFDIGFSELLLFGVIALIVLGPEKLPQAARTAGQWYAKIRRTVSTLQSEIEAELDLAETRQLMQKELAKIRQTEADMRREMAEMRGSMQEFESSQNQHLKASRDSGDDNTPRQSSQASSENDDNRPVQPKAFDYAYDSNRQTEKPESPEQSSAQGDNDSPKTDCSDNANPVSQTITTRPWENMWFRLGAYDKARRLPQPPYLPNYKADILLNSHIDSPLPKQASVHEQESH, from the coding sequence ATGTTTGATATCGGCTTTTCTGAACTACTCCTCTTTGGTGTTATCGCCCTAATCGTCTTGGGCCCAGAAAAACTGCCACAGGCAGCGCGTACCGCTGGGCAGTGGTATGCCAAAATTCGCCGCACGGTATCCACCCTGCAATCTGAAATCGAAGCTGAGCTTGATTTGGCAGAGACCCGCCAGCTTATGCAAAAAGAGCTGGCCAAAATTCGCCAGACTGAAGCAGATATGAGGCGTGAGATGGCGGAGATGCGCGGCAGTATGCAAGAGTTTGAATCCTCGCAAAACCAGCATTTAAAAGCATCGCGTGATTCAGGCGATGACAATACGCCTAGACAAAGTAGTCAAGCCAGTAGTGAGAATGATGATAATCGACCAGTGCAGCCAAAAGCGTTTGACTACGCCTATGACAGTAACAGACAGACTGAGAAACCAGAAAGCCCTGAGCAGTCATCGGCACAAGGCGACAATGATAGTCCAAAAACTGACTGTAGTGATAACGCCAATCCAGTGTCTCAAACCATCACAACTAGACCGTGGGAAAATATGTGGTTTCGTCTTGGAGCTTATGATAAAGCGCGCCGTTTGCCGCAACCACCCTACTTACCAAATTATAAAGCCGATATCTTACTAAACAGCCATATAGACAGTCCTTTACCTAAACAGGCTTCTGTTCATGAGCAGGAGAGTCATTAG
- the tatC gene encoding twin-arginine translocase subunit TatC — translation MGLFKRKKSRQEKVADSDIETSTATIDGNVDSNTEDSGDILSSLGDMPITEHLIELRRHLIKICVAVLVIFLALVGFSRELYDFLSNPLVAQLPANATMIATDITSNFMAPIRLTVFVAAFFAMPYILYQIWSFVAPGLYKKEKKIAIPVLMSSIFLFYAGVAFSYFIVLKGVLKFFIMFAPQNVLPMTDIDSYLSFALKLFMVFGLTFEIPVVTLLLILTGVVSIQSLEDKRRYIIVGCFAVAAVVTPPDGVSMLMLAIPMWLLFELGLFLAKVLIKEEYSPALASDTGLSKE, via the coding sequence GTGGGCTTATTTAAACGTAAAAAAAGCCGTCAAGAAAAAGTCGCGGATTCAGATATCGAGACCTCAACAGCTACCATTGATGGCAATGTCGACAGCAATACTGAGGACTCTGGCGATATCTTAAGCTCACTTGGCGATATGCCTATTACTGAGCACTTAATTGAGCTGCGTAGACATCTCATAAAGATATGCGTCGCGGTACTGGTCATATTTTTAGCATTAGTCGGATTTTCACGCGAGCTCTATGATTTTTTGTCCAACCCATTGGTTGCCCAGTTGCCTGCCAACGCAACGATGATCGCGACGGATATCACCTCTAACTTTATGGCACCGATACGCCTGACTGTTTTTGTCGCTGCATTCTTTGCAATGCCCTACATTTTGTATCAAATCTGGTCGTTTGTCGCACCCGGTTTATATAAAAAAGAGAAAAAAATCGCCATTCCCGTTTTGATGTCCTCTATATTTTTATTTTATGCGGGTGTGGCTTTCTCTTATTTTATTGTACTCAAAGGCGTTCTCAAATTCTTTATTATGTTCGCGCCGCAGAACGTGTTGCCGATGACCGACATCGACAGTTATTTAAGTTTTGCACTTAAACTCTTTATGGTCTTTGGTTTAACCTTTGAGATTCCAGTCGTCACCTTGCTATTGATATTGACGGGCGTCGTCTCCATTCAGAGCCTAGAAGATAAACGCCGTTATATTATTGTCGGCTGTTTCGCCGTTGCTGCGGTTGTTACACCGCCTGATGGGGTGTCGATGTTGATGCTCGCCATTCCGATGTGGTTGTTGTTTGAGCTAGGATTATTTTTAGCAAAAGTATTAATTAAAGAAGAATACAGTCCTGCCTTAGCAAGCGATACAGGGTTAAGTAAAGAATAA
- a CDS encoding UvrD-helicase domain-containing protein, with amino-acid sequence MSASMPAYMSDPTDEQLSALNMAMDHKSFKVVAYAGAGKTTTLKLIGERLRGRGLYLAFNKTIANDARSKFPPHVECRTFHSLAYRHVARDITAKLSLPRFSPKRLGDDLGLQPVQVRRQMDGINKYITLTPARLSRFVSDAVSNFCSTHASYPAPRHILFPSWLDDSDAEQLREMLYPAVEQRWLQSIDARHPAGIGHDIYLKLWALSKPSIPADFILFDEAQDADPLMMGILTQQPRQVIYVGDAHQQIYEWRGAVNAMKKLPLPQTLLTQSFRFGEPIAEIANTLLKALQEDVPLKGNPNKQSSTDKGMVHSKKDAILCRTNAAAMSQLLTGLKLGHRVALQADTDRMLKFCQAAENLKNGKSAYGVPELAYFYNWGDVQEYSETNEGSDLKTLVKLVDDHGTNVLSQAVNSLTSIENADYVISTAHKAKGLEWGKVQLDDDFYYDVTTNAVKISPEELRLLYVACTRAQTNLDIHNIKDLISGLQTGKKVIFGNT; translated from the coding sequence ATGTCTGCATCTATGCCAGCTTATATGAGCGATCCCACTGATGAGCAGCTGAGCGCGCTCAACATGGCGATGGATCACAAGTCATTTAAAGTGGTGGCTTATGCGGGTGCTGGTAAGACGACGACCTTAAAACTGATTGGTGAGCGTTTGCGTGGACGTGGCTTATATTTAGCTTTTAACAAAACCATTGCCAATGATGCTCGCTCAAAGTTTCCACCGCATGTGGAATGTCGCACCTTTCATTCGCTTGCTTATCGGCATGTCGCCCGCGATATCACTGCTAAGCTGTCGTTGCCGCGTTTTTCACCCAAGCGTTTGGGTGATGATTTGGGTTTGCAGCCCGTCCAAGTACGTCGGCAAATGGATGGTATAAACAAATATATTACTCTCACCCCAGCCCGACTATCGCGATTCGTCAGTGATGCTGTCAGCAATTTTTGTAGTACCCATGCCAGTTATCCTGCCCCTAGACATATATTGTTTCCCAGCTGGCTCGATGATTCTGATGCCGAGCAGCTGCGTGAAATGCTCTACCCTGCTGTTGAGCAGCGCTGGTTACAGTCAATTGATGCACGCCATCCTGCTGGTATCGGGCATGATATTTATCTTAAATTGTGGGCATTATCGAAGCCTAGTATTCCCGCTGATTTTATTTTGTTTGATGAAGCCCAAGATGCCGATCCCTTGATGATGGGAATTTTGACCCAGCAGCCACGGCAAGTGATTTATGTGGGTGACGCTCATCAGCAGATTTATGAATGGCGCGGCGCAGTCAATGCGATGAAAAAACTACCCTTACCACAAACCTTATTGACCCAGTCATTTCGTTTTGGCGAACCAATTGCTGAGATTGCCAATACTTTGCTCAAAGCATTGCAAGAAGACGTCCCGTTAAAAGGCAATCCTAATAAGCAATCTTCTACTGATAAGGGTATGGTACATAGTAAAAAAGATGCCATCCTTTGCCGCACTAATGCCGCCGCAATGTCGCAATTATTGACTGGATTAAAATTGGGTCACCGCGTGGCGCTACAAGCTGATACCGATCGTATGCTTAAATTTTGTCAGGCGGCCGAAAACTTGAAAAACGGTAAGTCAGCGTACGGCGTACCCGAACTGGCGTATTTTTATAATTGGGGTGATGTGCAAGAGTATTCTGAAACCAATGAAGGCAGTGATCTAAAAACACTGGTGAAATTGGTCGATGATCATGGCACCAATGTCCTGAGCCAAGCGGTCAATAGTTTGACCAGTATCGAAAATGCTGACTATGTTATCTCCACTGCCCACAAAGCGAAAGGGCTCGAATGGGGAAAGGTACAGCTGGACGATGATTTCTATTATGATGTGACCACCAATGCGGTCAAAATAAGCCCTGAAGAGTTGCGTTTGCTCTACGTCGCTTGCACACGTGCCCAGACCAATTTAGACATTCATAATATTAAAGACTTGATATCTGGTTTGCAGACAGGCAAAAAAGTGATTTTTGGTAATACTTAA
- a CDS encoding tRNA dihydrouridine synthase: MNNSQQLQVRQNTIRQLFANPVRLLAPMEGLTDPLMRQILTQIASDLGRPYDWSVSEFIRVTQHVLPAHVFYKYVPELRHDAKTASGTPIHVQLLGSEAQLMAENAAYAAALGAPAIDINFGCPAKTVNSHRGGSVLLDEPETMYQIISAVRQAVPVHIPVSAKIRLGYTDTSRIDDIKAAISDSGTDWLTIHARTKTQGYKPPAYWDKIQGFNALDIPVIANGEIWNTEHAQNCMTQAGTEHLMLGRGAVTRPDLVARVDCVPDDAMLSAATLSWEAMVTHQIRFLEGQAKTEVILVGRYKQWLAMLIKGYSEAKVLWDSIKREKDKAAIISALQASVRQ, from the coding sequence ATGAATAATAGTCAGCAACTTCAAGTACGTCAAAATACCATCCGTCAGTTATTTGCCAATCCTGTCCGCCTACTGGCACCAATGGAAGGCTTGACCGATCCATTAATGCGACAAATTCTCACGCAAATTGCATCGGACTTGGGTCGCCCTTATGATTGGTCGGTTAGCGAATTTATCCGTGTGACTCAGCACGTATTGCCTGCGCATGTATTTTATAAATACGTTCCAGAACTGCGTCATGATGCTAAAACTGCCTCTGGCACGCCTATTCATGTCCAGTTGCTCGGTAGTGAAGCGCAACTCATGGCAGAAAATGCTGCTTATGCTGCCGCGCTTGGTGCGCCGGCGATTGATATCAACTTTGGTTGCCCCGCCAAGACGGTCAATAGCCACCGTGGTGGTTCGGTATTATTGGATGAACCCGAAACCATGTATCAGATTATCAGCGCGGTGCGGCAAGCTGTTCCCGTTCATATTCCAGTATCAGCCAAAATTCGTTTAGGTTATACCGATACCAGCCGCATAGATGATATCAAAGCTGCGATTAGCGACAGTGGTACTGATTGGCTAACCATTCACGCACGAACCAAAACTCAAGGCTATAAACCACCAGCTTATTGGGACAAAATCCAAGGTTTTAATGCGCTCGATATTCCAGTCATTGCCAATGGCGAGATATGGAATACAGAGCACGCGCAAAACTGTATGACTCAAGCTGGTACAGAACATCTGATGTTAGGTCGCGGCGCGGTTACCCGTCCAGATTTGGTTGCTCGTGTGGATTGCGTTCCAGATGATGCCATGCTAAGTGCGGCAACGTTGTCATGGGAAGCAATGGTCACCCATCAGATAAGATTTTTGGAAGGTCAGGCTAAAACTGAGGTGATATTAGTGGGTCGTTATAAGCAATGGCTTGCGATGCTCATCAAAGGCTATAGCGAAGCAAAAGTTTTATGGGACAGTATTAAAAGAGAAAAAGATAAAGCAGCTATCATTAGTGCACTGCAAGCCAGTGTGCGCCAATAA
- a CDS encoding MAPEG family protein, with protein sequence MNALLELVSDTAASAIWAMVVASLLPLAMALTAKAIGGFNLADNAHPRDFLQGTTGAAARANAAQQNSYETLPIFLAAVLTAMLFFVPQSIINILAWLYVLIRIGFCVAYITNLATFRSILWVLSIACCLMLFYLAIRVSI encoded by the coding sequence ATGAATGCACTTCTGGAATTAGTTTCTGATACCGCAGCGTCTGCAATTTGGGCGATGGTCGTAGCAAGTTTACTACCGCTTGCCATGGCATTGACAGCGAAAGCTATTGGCGGCTTTAATTTGGCTGACAATGCCCATCCACGTGATTTTTTACAAGGTACGACGGGCGCGGCCGCACGTGCTAACGCGGCCCAGCAAAACAGCTATGAGACGTTGCCAATATTTTTGGCAGCAGTACTGACGGCAATGCTGTTCTTCGTACCACAATCGATTATCAATATACTGGCTTGGTTGTACGTGCTGATTCGTATCGGTTTTTGCGTGGCTTATATTACTAATTTGGCGACGTTTCGCTCCATACTTTGGGTGTTATCGATTGCCTGTTGTTTGATGTTATTCTATTTAGCGATTAGAGTGAGTATTTAA
- a CDS encoding OsmC family protein gives MSESKASVTWQENKAFMGVSPSGHNVQIDADKERGASPMELILLGLGGCASYDVVAILQKSRQEVTDVRCELTAQRAETVPAVYTDIHMHFVVTGQDVKESQVEKAIKLSAEKYCSASRMLVQGGVNVTHDFEVIAG, from the coding sequence ATGTCAGAGTCAAAAGCAAGTGTAACGTGGCAAGAAAACAAAGCATTTATGGGCGTGTCACCATCAGGGCATAATGTACAGATCGATGCCGATAAAGAAAGAGGCGCAAGTCCGATGGAGCTGATTCTATTGGGGCTTGGTGGGTGTGCTAGCTATGATGTGGTAGCAATTTTACAAAAATCGCGCCAAGAGGTGACAGACGTGCGTTGCGAGTTGACCGCTCAGCGTGCTGAAACTGTACCAGCTGTCTATACTGATATACATATGCATTTTGTGGTGACAGGTCAAGATGTCAAGGAAAGCCAAGTAGAGAAGGCCATAAAACTGTCCGCAGAAAAATACTGCTCGGCCAGTAGAATGTTGGTACAAGGTGGGGTGAATGTCACCCATGATTTCGAAGTGATTGCAGGGTAG
- a CDS encoding RNA pyrophosphohydrolase — MIDADGFRANVGIILANTQGQVLWAKRIGHNAWQFPQGGIDRGETPMDAMYRELWEEVGLHPRHVDLLAVTQDWLRYRLPKRYVRHGQHPLCIGQKQKWFLLRLDETNTQHIRFDEGKPEFDHWQWVSYWYPLGQVIHFKRGVYRRALQELVPELPLRQELIIPEQDNHLLIG; from the coding sequence ATGATAGATGCAGACGGCTTTCGCGCCAATGTCGGCATCATCTTGGCAAATACACAAGGGCAGGTTCTGTGGGCAAAACGTATTGGTCACAACGCTTGGCAGTTCCCACAAGGCGGTATCGACCGTGGGGAGACGCCGATGGATGCGATGTATCGCGAGCTCTGGGAAGAGGTCGGCCTGCATCCGCGTCATGTAGACTTATTGGCAGTGACGCAAGATTGGTTGCGCTATCGTCTGCCAAAACGCTATGTGCGGCATGGACAGCACCCTTTATGTATTGGGCAAAAACAGAAATGGTTTTTGCTACGCTTAGATGAGACGAACACTCAACATATCCGCTTTGATGAGGGCAAGCCAGAATTTGATCATTGGCAATGGGTCAGTTACTGGTATCCACTTGGACAAGTGATTCATTTTAAACGAGGCGTTTATCGCCGTGCCTTGCAAGAGCTAGTGCCTGAGCTACCTCTAAGACAAGAGCTGATTATTCCTGAACAAGACAATCACTTGTTGATAGGATGA
- a CDS encoding NAD(P)-dependent alcohol dehydrogenase, with amino-acid sequence MSMMKSLIFIEPGKIEIVDKKIPDVGPNDALIKITTTTICGTDIHIFKGEYAVAKGLTIGHEPVGVIEKLGSAVMGYEEGQRVIAGAICPTFTSYASQDGFPSQDGGYLDADGRCSCHGYKATGGWRFGNHIDGTQAEYVLVPDAQANLCPVPDGLTDEQVLMCPDIMSTGFKGAENANIQIGDVVAIFAQGPIGLCATAGAKIKGASMIIAVDGNNERLAMAKKLGADITLNFTEVDVVDEIMKITGGRGVDSSIEALGLQSTFEQCLKVLKPGGTLSSLGVYSEDLVIPMAHFASGLGDHTIRTALCPGGKERMRRLMNVIESGRVDLSEMVTHTYALDDIIEAYDLFMHQRDGVLKIAIKP; translated from the coding sequence ATGAGCATGATGAAGTCACTGATATTTATTGAACCAGGTAAAATCGAAATTGTAGATAAAAAAATCCCTGATGTAGGCCCTAATGATGCCTTGATAAAAATTACGACCACGACCATTTGTGGTACTGACATCCATATCTTTAAAGGTGAGTATGCCGTTGCAAAAGGCTTAACCATTGGTCACGAGCCAGTAGGTGTCATTGAAAAGCTTGGTAGCGCAGTCATGGGCTATGAAGAAGGGCAGCGAGTCATTGCTGGCGCCATTTGCCCAACGTTTACCTCCTATGCCAGTCAAGATGGTTTCCCGTCACAAGACGGTGGTTATCTTGATGCAGATGGTAGATGTTCTTGTCACGGTTATAAAGCCACAGGTGGCTGGCGTTTTGGTAATCACATTGATGGCACGCAAGCAGAGTATGTGCTAGTGCCAGATGCGCAGGCCAATCTATGTCCAGTGCCAGATGGACTGACGGATGAGCAAGTGTTGATGTGTCCTGACATTATGTCGACAGGCTTCAAAGGCGCAGAAAACGCCAATATTCAGATTGGTGATGTAGTTGCTATCTTTGCACAAGGACCTATCGGTTTATGCGCTACTGCTGGTGCAAAAATTAAGGGTGCCTCGATGATTATCGCTGTCGATGGCAATAATGAACGTTTGGCCATGGCAAAGAAACTGGGAGCAGATATTACTCTAAACTTCACAGAAGTTGACGTGGTTGATGAGATCATGAAAATCACTGGTGGTCGTGGGGTGGATAGCAGTATCGAGGCGTTAGGTTTACAGTCTACGTTTGAGCAATGTCTCAAAGTATTAAAACCAGGCGGTACACTCTCAAGCTTGGGTGTGTATTCTGAAGATTTAGTCATTCCAATGGCTCATTTCGCCTCTGGTCTTGGCGATCATACGATAAGAACGGCTCTCTGCCCAGGAGGTAAAGAGCGTATGCGCCGATTGATGAATGTCATCGAGTCTGGTCGAGTGGATTTATCAGAGATGGTGACGCATACCTATGCCTTGGATGATATTATAGAGGCCTATGACTTGTTCATGCATCAGCGTGACGGCGTACTAAAAATTGCTATCAAGCCATAA
- a CDS encoding NRDE family protein codes for MCIVAIAWQLFDELPLVLLSNRDEFLQRPTELLHQWEDKPIFAGRDVQSGGTWLGIHQQPHQANHQDGHQAPQEYYQQNGRWAAVLNFRDGVQASSDECSRGALVTDFLTSDISPMEFARQISLQNYAGFNLIIGDSEQAVIVNNRGHAPMPLYAGLHVISNGQPEDSWFKTEKLRGRLRQEVLPLIAENSEPEYWQEAAFAVLSDNTQAPVDKLPETGVAVEIEQILSSIYIEPVAFNHTQNNLPTYATRTQSILTLKCHSQLAASAVDDIARLVSRECQHDSYKDCRHDSHK; via the coding sequence ATGTGTATTGTCGCCATTGCTTGGCAACTCTTTGATGAGCTGCCTTTGGTGTTATTGTCCAATCGCGATGAATTTTTGCAGCGTCCGACAGAGCTGCTACATCAATGGGAAGATAAGCCTATTTTTGCAGGACGCGATGTACAAAGTGGCGGTACTTGGCTGGGTATTCATCAACAGCCCCATCAAGCCAATCATCAGGACGGTCATCAAGCGCCTCAAGAGTATTATCAGCAAAACGGACGTTGGGCTGCGGTATTGAATTTTCGCGATGGCGTGCAGGCAAGCTCTGATGAGTGCTCACGCGGGGCGCTAGTCACGGATTTCTTAACCAGTGATATCAGCCCGATGGAGTTTGCACGGCAGATTAGTTTGCAAAACTATGCTGGGTTCAATCTCATTATTGGTGATAGTGAGCAAGCCGTTATTGTCAATAACCGTGGTCATGCTCCTATGCCACTATATGCAGGACTGCATGTCATTTCCAATGGTCAGCCTGAGGACAGCTGGTTTAAAACTGAAAAACTGCGAGGTAGGCTGCGCCAAGAAGTATTGCCACTAATCGCTGAGAATAGCGAACCTGAGTACTGGCAAGAAGCTGCCTTTGCGGTATTGTCTGACAATACGCAAGCGCCAGTGGATAAGCTGCCGGAGACTGGAGTGGCTGTTGAGATTGAGCAGATTCTGTCTTCTATTTATATAGAGCCTGTCGCTTTTAATCATACGCAAAATAATTTGCCCACTTATGCGACACGTACCCAAAGCATTTTAACCCTAAAATGTCATTCTCAGTTGGCAGCTTCCGCAGTGGATGATATTGCTAGATTAGTAAGCCGAGAGTGTCAGCATGACAGTTATAAAGATTGTCGACATGATAGTCATAAGTAG